The following proteins come from a genomic window of Paenibacillus spongiae:
- the vanT gene encoding serine racemase VanT catalytic subunit, translated as MNTLPPAALLLRPKPASEASSVRRAWAEINLDHLDHNLLALKTALPSRCDIMPVVKANAYGHGSIQVAQYLNRIGVNQFAVAEIEEGIELRKHGVKGDILILSYTPLGRAYDLFRYRLTQAIVSAEYGQALNQCGLKLKAHVKIDTGMNRLGEPYENIQAIISCYRLEHLHVMGTFSHLSVSDSTRSEQAAFTNMQVERFLHVIRQIEAAGCSPGAVHIQSSYGILNYPAIDCDLARPGIALYGLLSREDDAVMAPIELRPVLSLKAAVAQVKEVRANSPIGYGHKFIPSQDIRIATLTIGYGDGIPKTLADNGGYVLIRGQRAGIIGNICMDQFMVDVTAIHGIRHGDTATLIGQDGSETITAGQIASRCGTVTNEIVSRIGSRVERVYTSTSNEQVETSV; from the coding sequence ATGAATACTCTCCCTCCCGCCGCGCTGCTGCTGCGGCCCAAACCGGCTTCCGAAGCGTCTTCCGTCCGCCGGGCTTGGGCGGAGATCAACCTGGATCACTTAGACCATAATTTACTGGCGCTCAAGACGGCTCTTCCCTCCCGCTGCGATATTATGCCGGTCGTGAAAGCCAATGCTTACGGACACGGCAGCATACAAGTCGCCCAATATCTGAATCGGATCGGCGTCAACCAATTTGCCGTCGCCGAGATCGAGGAAGGGATCGAACTGCGCAAGCATGGCGTGAAAGGCGACATTCTCATCTTGAGCTATACGCCGCTCGGACGCGCGTATGACTTGTTCCGCTATAGGCTGACTCAAGCGATTGTCAGCGCCGAATATGGACAGGCATTGAATCAATGCGGGCTCAAGCTGAAGGCTCATGTGAAGATCGACACCGGGATGAACCGTTTAGGCGAGCCTTATGAGAACATCCAGGCCATTATATCTTGCTATCGGCTGGAACATTTGCACGTAATGGGAACCTTCAGCCACTTATCCGTATCCGACAGCACCCGATCCGAGCAGGCCGCATTCACGAACATGCAGGTGGAACGCTTCCTGCATGTGATCCGGCAGATTGAGGCAGCCGGCTGCAGCCCGGGTGCCGTCCACATCCAAAGCAGTTACGGCATATTGAATTATCCTGCGATCGATTGCGATCTCGCTCGTCCGGGCATTGCGCTGTATGGGCTGCTGAGCAGGGAAGACGATGCTGTCATGGCGCCGATCGAGCTGCGGCCCGTGCTGTCCCTCAAAGCCGCCGTTGCGCAAGTGAAAGAGGTACGCGCTAACAGCCCCATCGGCTACGGCCATAAATTCATCCCTTCGCAGGATATCCGGATCGCCACCCTTACCATTGGTTATGGCGACGGTATTCCAAAGACGCTGGCCGATAATGGCGGCTATGTACTGATCCGCGGCCAGCGGGCCGGCATCATCGGGAATATCTGCATGGACCAGTTCATGGTCGATGTCACGGCCATTCATGGGATTCGGCACGGCGATACGGCTACGCTGATCGGGCAAGACGGTTCGGAGACCATTACGGCGGGCCAAATCGCCTCACGATGCGGAACCGTGACCAATGAAATCGTCAGCCGCATCGGAAGCCGGGTAGAACGGGTCTATACGTCCACATCGAACGAGCAGGTAGAGACCTCTGTCTGA
- a CDS encoding D-alanyl-D-alanine carboxypeptidase family protein: MRPAAEHIVRLHRGMIHSGSLVLVNREHPIAEHYRPDDIVPVTTIQQAGTEESQIRLHRTGYRQLNALLEASHAAGSIGIVSGYRTLAQQKHIYDSSLEEHGAAFTASYVARPNESEHQTGLAVDVGQLRDDVDYLCPSLPDHGVYASFKQLAAEFGFIQRYKEGKEAITNIACEPWHYRYVGVPHAIIMENYDLCLEEYIVYMKQFAFEGTHLYMKVKQHLIEIYAIDVADEGETLIPIRSGSRYEWSGNNTDGFIVTIFHDLGKVIQ; this comes from the coding sequence ATGAGACCCGCTGCTGAGCATATTGTCCGATTGCACCGCGGGATGATCCACAGCGGCAGCTTGGTATTGGTCAATCGCGAGCATCCGATCGCAGAGCACTATCGGCCAGATGACATCGTCCCGGTAACGACGATTCAGCAGGCTGGCACGGAGGAGAGCCAAATCCGTCTCCATCGAACCGGGTACCGGCAGTTGAACGCTTTGCTGGAAGCCTCTCATGCCGCAGGCAGCATCGGCATTGTGAGCGGTTATCGTACGCTGGCGCAGCAGAAGCATATTTACGACAGTTCATTAGAGGAGCATGGCGCCGCATTTACGGCTAGCTATGTCGCGCGGCCGAATGAGAGCGAACACCAGACCGGACTGGCGGTCGATGTCGGTCAATTGCGGGATGATGTCGATTACCTGTGCCCATCCCTTCCCGATCATGGCGTTTACGCATCTTTCAAACAATTGGCGGCCGAATTCGGTTTTATCCAGCGGTATAAGGAAGGGAAGGAAGCCATCACGAACATCGCTTGCGAGCCTTGGCATTATCGGTATGTCGGCGTTCCGCATGCTATCATCATGGAGAATTACGATCTGTGCTTGGAGGAGTACATCGTTTATATGAAGCAGTTCGCCTTCGAAGGGACGCATCTCTATATGAAAGTTAAACAGCATCTCATCGAGATATATGCCATAGATGTCGCCGACGAAGGCGAAACCTTGATTCCGATCAGGAGCGGCTCCCGCTATGAATGGTCCGGCAATAATACGGATGGATTCATCGTCACGATCTTCCATGATCTCGGGAAGGTGATTCAGTGA